A single Pyxicephalus adspersus chromosome 8, UCB_Pads_2.0, whole genome shotgun sequence DNA region contains:
- the LOC140337158 gene encoding uncharacterized protein translates to MNVEKEEAPGNVNVEKEEAPSEKNVEKEAAASNVKVEKEETPGEVNAEKEETPSEVNAEKEETPSDVNKANKEEPNDAKVKNEETHADISGVNKEAPVEEKVENEETPAEVNLKNDEAPHDMNAENKDASAYVNVVNEETQRDAHVDDKESLADVNKVNEQTPVDVNVENEAAPVDLDMEKKATASENDVKYEDMPGEANMEAAPAEIAVDNEEAPVDRSVINEVTPGKVDFKNEAAPDKIEVENNSSLAKVNEENEETLRTLSAADAPGDKVGEKKDEASTDEVIEISEHPRDIDVPGQGDKDPSAPSNNNEVQESENNENIEPADDNQNTENNEGEHSVTLVEPIEIKDKTSESNQKTHDSHDDIDMKIKDLSQEKQNERVQEEDEVYRTVDMKEEKGEQHGETHIHQDGGAETSIVHDIEMTDVQSTSEDNKDTTTHIEG, encoded by the coding sequence ATGAATGTGGAGAAAGAAGAGGCACCTGGTAATGTGAATGTGGAAAAAGAAGAGGCACCTAGTGAAAAGAATGTGGAGAAGGAAGCAGCAGCTAGTAATGTGAAAGTGGAAAAAGAAGAGACACCTGGTGAAGTGAATGCAGAAAAGGAGGAGACACCTAGTGAAGTGAATGCAGAAAAGGAGGAGACACCTAGTGATGTTAACAAGGCGAATAAAGAGGAACCTAACGATGCAAAAGTAAAGAATGAAGAAACACATGCTGACATAAGTGGGGTGAATAAAGAAGCACCAGTTGAGGAGAAAGTAGAGAATGAAGAAACTCCTGCAGAAGTGAATTTGAAAAATGATGAAGCACCACATGATATGAATGCAGAGAATAAAGATGCTTCTGCTTATGTGAATGTGGTTAATGAAGAAACACAGAGAGATGCGCATGTGGATGATAAAGAATCACTTGCAGATGTAAATAAGGTCAATGAGCAAACACCTGTTGATGTGAATGTAGAAAATGAGGCAGCACCTGTTGATTTAGATATGGAAAAGAAGGCAACAGCAAGTGAAAACGATGTAAAGTATGAAGATATGCCCGGTGAGGCAAATATGGAAGCAGCACCTGCTGAGATAGCTGTGGACAATGAAGAAGCACCTGTTGATAGGAGTGTGATAAATGAAGTGACACCGGGTAAGGTGGATTTTAAGAATGAAGCAGCACCAGATAAGATAGAAGTGGAGAATAATTCATCACTTGCCAAGGTGAATGAAGAGAATGAAGAAACACTCCGAACTTTGAGTGCTGCTGATGCACCAGGGGACAAAGTTGGTGAGAAAAAAGATGAAGCCTCCACTGATGAAGTAATTGAGATAAGTGAACATCCCCGTGATATTGATGTACCTGGACAAGGGGATAAAGATCCAAGTGCACCAAGCAATAATAATGAAGTGCAGGAATCTGAgaataatgaaaacattgaacCTGCTGATGACAatcaaaacacagaaaacaatgaaGGAGAACATTCCGTCACTCTAGTAGAACCTATAGAAATCAAAGATAAAACTTCCGAAAGCAACCAGAAAACTCATGATTCCCATGATGACATTGACATGAAGATAAAGGATCTTAGCCAAGAGAAGCAGAATGAAAGAGTTCAGGAAGAGGATGAAGTCTATCGGACAGTTGATATGAAAGAAGAGAAAGGTGAACAACATGGAGAAACACACATTCACCAAGATGGTGGGGCAGAAACTTCAATTGTTCATGACATTGAAATGACTGATGTCCAATCTACTTCTGAAGACAATAAAGACACAACTACACATATAGAGGGCTGA